From a single Glycine soja cultivar W05 chromosome 19, ASM419377v2, whole genome shotgun sequence genomic region:
- the LOC114398579 gene encoding uncharacterized protein LOC114398579, whose translation MASNKSSFHSALAVSNIRNHVSIILEMENVQYSTWAELFKIHARSTKVLDHIMPPANDTGTVPSTEEERELWSTLDATVLSWIYATISSDLLHTIIEPDSTAMEAWDRLRDIFQDNQHSRAVALEREFSATSMENFPNVSSYCQCLKSLADQLKNVGAPVSDSRLVLQLVGGLTQPYRGVGTLIRQSNPLPPFYKARSILTLEEAEMAKEAATESAMIASSINYGSPQPTKSGHSKGKNGAQHSGGGRRNNGGGRKNAGSGGGHNSTSGKGGGWGQSSGGHGETTPPQWQQQQPFPWGWYNPTWPIPPCPFPNQGWVRPNTPQQRQADLLGPKLPQQAYVHQAASPNPHGQWFVHSKD comes from the coding sequence ATGGCTTCCAACAAATCTTCTTTTCATTCGGCTCTTGCCGTATCAAACATCAGGAATCATGTTTCCATTATTCTTGAAATGGAAAATGTTCAATATTCGACGTGGGCGGAACTCTTCAAGATTCACGCACGCTCAACCAAGGTGCTTGATCATATCATGCCTCCGGCCAACGACACGGGGACGGTTCCTTCTACTGAGGAAGAGAGGGAGCTATGGTCAACTTTGGATGCCACGGTTCTTTCATGGATTTATGCTACCATTTCTAGTGACTTATTGCACACCATTATTGAGCCTGACTCAACGGCTATGGAGGCTTGGGATAGATTGCGTGATATATTCCAAGATAATCAACATTCTCGTGCCGTTGCCTTGGAGCGAGAATTCTCCGCCACTTCTATGGAGAATTTCCCAAATGTTTCCTCTTATTGTCAATGTCTCAAATCTCTAGCAGATCAATTAAAGAACGTTGGGGCTCCGGTGTCTGATAGTCGATTGGTATTGCAATTGGTTGGGGGTCTTACACAGCCGTACCGTGGAGTGGGTACATTGATCCGTCAAAGCAACCCCCTTCCTCCCTTTTACAAGGCTCGTTCCATACTCACTCTTGAGGAGGCCGAGATGGCAAAGGAAGCAGCCACTGAGTCTGCTATGATCGCCTCTTCGATTAATTATGGGTCCCCACAACCTACGAAATCAGGACATTCGAAGGGAAAAAATGGTGCGCAACATTCTGGTGGCGGACGGCGCAACAATGGTGGAGGTCGGAAGAATGCAGGTTCTGGTGGTGGCCATAACTCGACCAGCGGTAAAGGCGGTGGTTGGGGGCAGTCCTCTGGTGGCCACGGTGAAACCACTCCTCCGCAATGGCAGCAACAGCAACCATTTCCATGGGGATGGTATAACCCGACCTGGCCTATTCCTCCTTGTCCATTCCCAAATCAAGGATGGGTTCGGCCCAATACTCCTCAACAGCGCCAGGCAGATTTGCTCGGCCCAAAACTGCCTCAACAGGCCTATGTACATCAAGCAGCATCGCCTAATCCTCATGGGCAGTGGTTCGTACACTCCAAGGATTGA
- the LOC114400486 gene encoding uncharacterized membrane protein At3g27390-like isoform X2: protein MEPPTGFWASIWNFVCFLPFFVGLWLLGNIKGVIFCPLVCLVMTIGNSAIIHGLWPIHCVWTYYCVVRSKKLGPALKFVTCTCILPSVLILWPVAGIVGSVIGGAAYGFFAPIFATFEAVEGGKENKLFHCFIDGTWSTIRKTFDIVNDVKNECYDSYFSFMDDLLQPNGKYYEIRLRYLPGAIVAAVLGIIIDMPVISVVAIFKGPYMLFKGWKRLFHDLMGREGPFLETICVPFAGLAIVLWPLAVVGAVLASVLASFVLGGYAGFITYQESSFLFGLGYIVAAVSLYDEYSNDILDMKEGSCFPRPRYRKITELKLSRTPSRSISLPKTKSLTKTLSHAYSLKDNIPEFKPFELLDGLFKECHQLGESLVSEGVITHEDIQEAKSGKGSRVIRIGLPAYCLLQVLMRSAKANSPGILISEDTELTTSNKPKEQFFEWFLNPLLIIKEQIKAENLNPSEENYFGKLVLFNGDPERIKKSFIGAAPESDRKRAELDALARRLQGITKFITRFPTYKRRFDVILNTLSDELSEKHGTTKIIRSKSAFPRILSLKCQTPKSNDSDQESKHTIIDLETSS, encoded by the exons ATGGAACCTCCAACAGGATTTTGGGCTTCAATATGGAACTTTGTTTGCTTTCTGCCATTTTTCGTTGGTCTTTGGCTTCTTGGCAACATCAAAG GTGTCATTTTTTGCCCGTTGGTATGCTTAGTAATGACAATAGGCAACTCAGCTATCATACATGGTCTTTGGCCCATACATTGTGTTTGGACATATTACTGTGTAGTGAG ATCTAAAAAATTAGGACCTGCACTGAAGTTTGTTACATGCACATGTATACTACCCTCGGTGTTGATTTTATGGCCAGTGGCTGGCATTGTTGGGAGTGTTATAGGTGGAGCTGCCTATGGATTTTTTGCACCAATATTTGCTACTTTTGAAGCTGTAGAGGGAGGAAAAGAGAACAAACTTTTCCACTGTTTTATT GATGGAACATGGAGCACCATTAGAAAGACCTTTGATATTGTCAACGATGTGAAAAATGAATGCTATGATTCTTATTTCTCGTTTATGGATGATCTACTACAACCGAACGGGAAATATTATGAGATCAG GCTGCGATATCTTCCTGGTGCTATTGTGGCTGCGGTTCTTGGGATCATTATTGACATGCCTGTTATATCAGTTGTTGCCATATTTAAAGGCCCTTACATGCTTTTCAAAGGGTGGAAGCGTTTGTTTCATGATCTCATGGGTCGTGAAGGCCCTTTCTTGGAGACAATATGTGTGCCTTTTGCTGGCCTTGCTATTGTTCTGTGGCCACTGGCTGTTGTTGGGGCAGTTCTGGCATCTGTGTTAGCCAGTTTCGTTCTTGGCGGATATGCAGGTTTTATTACTTATCAG GAATCCTCTTTCTTGTTTGGCCTGGGGTACATTGTTGCAGCTGTGTCCCTTTATGATGAATACAGCAATGATATTCTTGACATGAAAGAAGGATCCTGCTTCCCAAG GCCACGATATCGAAAAATTACTGAATTGAAATTGTCAAGGACACCTTCCCGTTCAATTTCCCTCCCAAAAACAAAGTCCTTAACAAAGACACTTTCTCATGCATATTCACTGAAAGATAATATACCCGAGTTCAAACCATTTGAG CTGTTGGATGGCTTGTTCAAGGAATGTCATCAGCTTGGAGAATCACTGGTTTCTGAAGGGGTGATAACACATGAAGACATACAAGAAGCAAAGTCAGGTAAAGGGAGTAGAGTCATTAGAATTGGTTTGCCAGCATATTGCCTTCTCCAAGTACTCATGCGTTCTGCAAAAGCCAATTCCCCTGGTATATTGATAA GTGAAGATACTGAACTAACTACCTCAAACAAACCGAAGGAACAATTTTTTGAATGGTTTCTTAATCCCCTTTTAATCATTAAAGAACAAATCAAAGCTGAAAATCTTAATCCGTCAGAAGAGAATTACTTTGGCAAATTAGTCCTCTTCAATGGTGATCCTGAgaggataaaaaaatcatttattggCGCAGCCCCTGAATCTGACCGCAAACGTGCTGAACTTGATGCATTGGCAAGGAG GCTTCAAGGGATCACCAAATTCATCACAAGGTTCCCTACCTACAAGAGGCGTTTTGATGTTATCTTAAACACATTATCTGATGAGCTTTCTGAGAAGCATGGAACTACCAAAATAATTAGATCAAAGAGTGCTTTTCCTCGGATTTTAAGTTTGAAATGCCAAACACCTAAATCTAATGATTCTGATCAAGAGTCTAAACATACAATAATAGATTTGGAAACTTCATCATAG
- the LOC114400486 gene encoding uncharacterized membrane protein At3g27390-like isoform X1: protein MELCLLSAIFRWSLASWQHQRFTINQTYSNCIMTSGVIFCPLVCLVMTIGNSAIIHGLWPIHCVWTYYCVVRSKKLGPALKFVTCTCILPSVLILWPVAGIVGSVIGGAAYGFFAPIFATFEAVEGGKENKLFHCFIDGTWSTIRKTFDIVNDVKNECYDSYFSFMDDLLQPNGKYYEIRLRYLPGAIVAAVLGIIIDMPVISVVAIFKGPYMLFKGWKRLFHDLMGREGPFLETICVPFAGLAIVLWPLAVVGAVLASVLASFVLGGYAGFITYQESSFLFGLGYIVAAVSLYDEYSNDILDMKEGSCFPRPRYRKITELKLSRTPSRSISLPKTKSLTKTLSHAYSLKDNIPEFKPFELLDGLFKECHQLGESLVSEGVITHEDIQEAKSGKGSRVIRIGLPAYCLLQVLMRSAKANSPGILISEDTELTTSNKPKEQFFEWFLNPLLIIKEQIKAENLNPSEENYFGKLVLFNGDPERIKKSFIGAAPESDRKRAELDALARRLQGITKFITRFPTYKRRFDVILNTLSDELSEKHGTTKIIRSKSAFPRILSLKCQTPKSNDSDQESKHTIIDLETSS from the exons ATGGAACTTTGTTTGCTTTCTGCCATTTTTCGTTGGTCTTTGGCTTCTTGGCAACATCAAAG GTTTACAATCAATCAAACTTACTCAAACTGCATTATGACTTCAGGTGTCATTTTTTGCCCGTTGGTATGCTTAGTAATGACAATAGGCAACTCAGCTATCATACATGGTCTTTGGCCCATACATTGTGTTTGGACATATTACTGTGTAGTGAG ATCTAAAAAATTAGGACCTGCACTGAAGTTTGTTACATGCACATGTATACTACCCTCGGTGTTGATTTTATGGCCAGTGGCTGGCATTGTTGGGAGTGTTATAGGTGGAGCTGCCTATGGATTTTTTGCACCAATATTTGCTACTTTTGAAGCTGTAGAGGGAGGAAAAGAGAACAAACTTTTCCACTGTTTTATT GATGGAACATGGAGCACCATTAGAAAGACCTTTGATATTGTCAACGATGTGAAAAATGAATGCTATGATTCTTATTTCTCGTTTATGGATGATCTACTACAACCGAACGGGAAATATTATGAGATCAG GCTGCGATATCTTCCTGGTGCTATTGTGGCTGCGGTTCTTGGGATCATTATTGACATGCCTGTTATATCAGTTGTTGCCATATTTAAAGGCCCTTACATGCTTTTCAAAGGGTGGAAGCGTTTGTTTCATGATCTCATGGGTCGTGAAGGCCCTTTCTTGGAGACAATATGTGTGCCTTTTGCTGGCCTTGCTATTGTTCTGTGGCCACTGGCTGTTGTTGGGGCAGTTCTGGCATCTGTGTTAGCCAGTTTCGTTCTTGGCGGATATGCAGGTTTTATTACTTATCAG GAATCCTCTTTCTTGTTTGGCCTGGGGTACATTGTTGCAGCTGTGTCCCTTTATGATGAATACAGCAATGATATTCTTGACATGAAAGAAGGATCCTGCTTCCCAAG GCCACGATATCGAAAAATTACTGAATTGAAATTGTCAAGGACACCTTCCCGTTCAATTTCCCTCCCAAAAACAAAGTCCTTAACAAAGACACTTTCTCATGCATATTCACTGAAAGATAATATACCCGAGTTCAAACCATTTGAG CTGTTGGATGGCTTGTTCAAGGAATGTCATCAGCTTGGAGAATCACTGGTTTCTGAAGGGGTGATAACACATGAAGACATACAAGAAGCAAAGTCAGGTAAAGGGAGTAGAGTCATTAGAATTGGTTTGCCAGCATATTGCCTTCTCCAAGTACTCATGCGTTCTGCAAAAGCCAATTCCCCTGGTATATTGATAA GTGAAGATACTGAACTAACTACCTCAAACAAACCGAAGGAACAATTTTTTGAATGGTTTCTTAATCCCCTTTTAATCATTAAAGAACAAATCAAAGCTGAAAATCTTAATCCGTCAGAAGAGAATTACTTTGGCAAATTAGTCCTCTTCAATGGTGATCCTGAgaggataaaaaaatcatttattggCGCAGCCCCTGAATCTGACCGCAAACGTGCTGAACTTGATGCATTGGCAAGGAG GCTTCAAGGGATCACCAAATTCATCACAAGGTTCCCTACCTACAAGAGGCGTTTTGATGTTATCTTAAACACATTATCTGATGAGCTTTCTGAGAAGCATGGAACTACCAAAATAATTAGATCAAAGAGTGCTTTTCCTCGGATTTTAAGTTTGAAATGCCAAACACCTAAATCTAATGATTCTGATCAAGAGTCTAAACATACAATAATAGATTTGGAAACTTCATCATAG
- the LOC114400489 gene encoding early nodulin-like protein 1, translating to MASSCSGSLLVLLFVISSTLLCFSVASNEFEVGGSKGWIVPPANDTNFFNDWASQNRFQAGDTIRFKYKKDSVMEVGEGDYTHCNATHPTLFSNNGNTVFKLNHSGTFYFISGASGHCEKGQKMIVRVKADESLSQHAKSSGHHVPVSPIGVSQMLYLQFVLTCVASYVV from the exons ATGGCTTCTTCTTGTTCCGGTTCACTACTAGTGCTTCTCTTTGTCATTTCCTCGACTCTTCTATGTTTCTCTGTGGCTTCCAATGAGTTCGAAGTTGGTGGCTCAAAAGGGTGGATTGTTCCACCTGCTAACGACACCAACTTCTTCAATGATTGGGCTTCCCAAAACAGGTTTCAGGCTGGTGACACCATTC GGTTTAAGTACAAGAAGGACTCTGTGATGGAGGTGGGAGAGGGAGATTACACACACTGCAACGCCACACACCCCACACTCTTCTCCAACAATGGCAACACTGTGTTCAAGCTTAACCACTCAGGGACCTTCTACTTCATCAGTGGTGCATCAGGGCACTGTGAGAAGGGTCAGAAGATGATTGTGAGGGTCAAGGCTGATGAGTCTCTTTCTCAGCATGCCAAGTCTTCTGGTCACCATGTTCCAGTTTCGCCAATTGGGGTCTCTCAAATGCTCTACCTTCAGTTTGTTTTGACATGTGTTGCTTCTTATGTAGTTTGA